One Drosophila virilis strain 15010-1051.87 chromosome 5, Dvir_AGI_RSII-ME, whole genome shotgun sequence DNA window includes the following coding sequences:
- the Ance-5 gene encoding angiotensin-converting enzyme — translation MLWQRLLLLLLVATACGATPSSNHSARYEESTLRILDVATERMRGIWDMRRRIFLQLTSKGKSPLGGQAPSKQEVETETYKLVYELAANLSVVPVEQLRDPLLRRRVQRLAKLQLQGLRPADYEQAKDLLRAMQNFISGSLVCTHDDCSARRPLAMYPQIYNQNMRSKSYDDLKLNWYSWRSAINDKDTAKSTFIDYVRLLRIAATYNGHVTPSRTWYLYYDTENFQAEMEEVIWEIMPLYREMHAYLRHSAMLAYPKANFKDDGAISAPVMDQMLSQAWYSHQIFRSPYPKDQLPSVHHRLEEVLVTPVKINKKATEFFESLGLNHMSDGFYERYSRRMNDDEGGPDCKSQVYYFPPDVALRYCPKLDYKKMMQIHGTMAELQYNIYKRELPFGLDTEPCPGFGAALGETAVLASGTPRHLHRLHILLNDSLTEHQSLNRLFRMGVHTLLAVPQYFINDKFLVDVMDGRIGVQDYNCAYWRLQDKYAGVQPPIWRSAKDFDLDYKFYRGMQPERSNTRKFITEILGFQFYRAFCLASGQYKPGDPSYPLHNCDFYDSKEAGALLREMMQLGATRHWRDIMHIATGERKLSGRGVLEYFAPLFTWLKERNMQLDIEPGWDADELCRKE, via the exons ATGCTGTGGCAGCGactcctgttgctgctgctggtcgcCACGGCGTGCGGGGCCACGCCCAGTTCGAATCATTCCGCCCGATATGAGGAGTCGACGCTGCGTATACTGGATGTGGCCACGGAGCGTATGCGCGGCATTTGGGATATGCGCAGGCGCATCTTTCTGCAGCTCACCTCGAAGGGCAAGTCGCCGTTGGGCGGTCAGGCGCCCAGCAAGCAGGAGGTGGAAACGGAAACGTATAAGCTGGTCTATGAGCTGGCAGCGAATCTGAGCGTGGTGCCCGTAGAGCAGCTGAGGGATCCGCTGCTGCGACGTCGCGTCCAGCGTCTGgccaagctgcagctgcagggcCTGCGGCCCGCCGACTACGAACAGGCCAAGGATCTGTTGCGCGCCATGCAGAATTTCATAAGCGGCTCGCTGGTCTGCACCCACGACGACTGCTCCGCCCGCCGGCCCCTGGCCATGTATCCGCAGATCTACAATCAGAATATGCGCAGCAAGAGCTACGATGATCTCAAGCTCAACTGGTACAGCTGGCGCAGCGCCATCAACGACAAGGATACGGCCAAGTCCACATTCATCGATTACGTCCGTCTGCTGCGCATCGCGGCCACCTACAATGGGCATGTGACGCCCTCGCGCACCTGGTACCTCTACTATGACACCGAGAACTTTCAGGCCGAAATGGAGgagg TTATCTGGGAGATAATGCCGCTGTATCGGGAAATGCATGCCTATTTGAGGCACTCGGCGATGCTGGCCTATCCGAAGGCCAACTTCAAGGATGATGGCGCCATCTCGGCGCCCGTAATGGACCAGATGTTGTCGCAGGCATGGTACTCGCATCAGATCTTTCGCTCACCGTATCCCAAGGATCAGCTGCCCTCGGTGCATCATCGACTGGAGGAGGTGCTGGTCACGCCCGTCAAGATTAACAAGAAGGCAACCGAGTTCTTCGAGTCCCTAGGCCTGAATCACATGTCCGA CGGCTTCTATGAGCGCTACTCGCGGCGCATGAACGACGACGAGGGCGGGCCGGACTGCAAGTCGCAGGTGTACTACTTTCCGCCGGATGTGGCGCTGCGCTACTGCCCCAAGCTGGACTACAAGAAGATGATGCAGATTCACGGCACCATGGCCGAGCTGCAGTACAACATCTACAAGCGGGAGCTGCCCTTCGGCCTCGACACCGAGCCGTGTCCGGGCTTTGGCGCTGCCCTCGGCGAAACAGCCGTCCTGGCCTCGGGCACACCGCGTCACCTGCACCGCCTGCACATTCTGCTCAACGACAGCCTGACCGAGCATCAGTCGCTCAATCGGCTGTTCCGCATGGGCGTACATACGCTGCTGGCCGTGCCGCAGTATTTCATCAACGACAAGTTTCTGGTGGATGTGATGGACGGACGCATTGGTGTCCAGGATTACAATTGCGCCTACTGGCGCCTGCAGGACAAATACGCGGGCGTACAGCCGCCCATTTGGCGCTCCGCCAAGGACTTTGACCTGGACTACAAATTCTATCGCGGCATGCAGCCGGAACGCTCCAATACCAG AAAGTTCATCACGGAGATTCTGGGCTTTCAGTTCTATCGCGCCTTCTGCCTGGCCAGCGGCCAATACAAGCCAGGAGATCCCAGCTATCCGCTGCACAACTGCGACTTCTACGACAGCAAGGAGGCGGGCGCCCTGCTCCG CGAGATGATGCAGCTGGGCGCCACCAGGCATTGGCGCGACATTATGCACATTGCCACGGGCGAACGTAAGCTGAGTGGGCGTGGCGTCTTGGAATACTTTGCCCCGCTCTTCACCTGGCTAAAGGAGCGCAACATGCAGCTGGATATCGAGCCCGGCTGGGATGCCGATGAGC TATGTCGCAAGGAATAG